One Acidobacteriota bacterium DNA segment encodes these proteins:
- a CDS encoding ABC transporter ATP-binding protein, which produces MSKLIEVSHLHKSYFSGGRRIEVLKGVDFVLGDGESLAIVGASGVGKSTLLNLIGALDHPDAGSIRFDGRELSSLSPEELARFRNFEIGFIFQFFHLLPEFSALENVTMPFLIRGMDEEVAKKRAEELLSEVGLLDRKDHHPSELSGGEQQRVAIARALMGNPKVLLADEPTGNLDEETGERVFSLLFSLMERHGLGLVLATHNLKLAERCDRILRLENGRLHPLSP; this is translated from the coding sequence TCTCCATAAGTCCTATTTTTCTGGAGGGAGAAGGATAGAGGTGCTTAAAGGGGTGGATTTTGTTCTTGGTGATGGGGAATCGTTAGCCATCGTCGGGGCTTCTGGTGTTGGCAAGAGTACCCTTCTCAACCTTATCGGAGCCCTTGACCATCCGGATGCCGGGAGCATAAGGTTTGATGGGAGAGAGCTTTCCTCCCTTTCTCCGGAGGAGCTTGCTCGGTTCCGTAATTTCGAGATAGGGTTCATCTTTCAGTTCTTCCATCTTCTTCCCGAATTTTCCGCTTTGGAGAATGTGACAATGCCTTTCCTAATTCGAGGGATGGATGAAGAAGTGGCGAAAAAGAGAGCGGAGGAGCTTCTTTCCGAGGTGGGGCTTCTTGATCGTAAGGATCATCACCCTTCCGAGCTCTCGGGCGGGGAGCAGCAACGGGTAGCTATTGCCCGTGCTTTGATGGGGAACCCCAAGGTGTTGCTCGCGGATGAACCCACGGGCAACCTGGATGAAGAAACAGGGGAGCGGGTTTTTTCCCTTCTTTTCTCACTGATGGAGAGGCATGGGCTGGGGCTCGTTTTAGCCACCCATAACTTGAAATTGGCGGAAAGATGCGATCGGATATTGCGTCTCGAAAATGGGAGGTTGCATCCTCTTTCCCCTTGA